GTGGCTGGATTGCTACAGAAATGAGAAGCGCTTCGTGACCGAAATCGGCAAGGAGTTTTTTGGATTGAATGCAGGGTTGGTAGCAGATTTCAAAGTTCAGAATCATTTATCGGATTATCAGCAGACGATTATGCCTACACAGCAGCAGGATAACATGGAACGTTTGTCCAGCGCATATAAATCAACTGAGTTATTAATGAAGATTGATTGCAAATGTGGCACGGCATATGTTACGGAATCTCCATATAAGCGCACCAAATGGTATTGCACCAAGTGCAAAGAAATTGTATTTTTGGATGCCAAAAAAGGAATGGTAGAAACGTCGCGTGGCGACGCTTACTACATGACCAACAAATATTTTGTTTCCCGGGACTAGCGGGAGATGAGGTATGGGAAGCATCGCTGTGAGGCGGTGCTTTTTTGTGTACACAGAAAGGGCTAATGACGAAGATAAGGAGAGGTATATTAAGGGTATGCTGGTAAAATGGAGATATAATAAAAAAAGCCCTCAGGGGCTTTTTTTGAAATCTCAGGAAACCTGTAGCAGCAGATACCGCCGATCAGAACCTATAGATTGATCATTGAAAAACTGAATCAGCTCAGCATTCAACTTTGTGAGGAGGAATGAAGCAGCAGCGACAGCGCGGCTCATAAGCTTCTGAATCGCCAATCATGACGACTGGTCCAAGCGTTACAGGCTCTCCATTAACGATACGCTGGGTGAAAGCCGCATCCGGGCTTCCGCATACGGCACAGAATGCCGACAGTTTCTCAATGTCATCCGCCATGGCGAGCAAACCGCCTACATATCCAAATTCCTTGCCACGGTAATCCATATTCAATCCATCCACAATGACATGTTTGCCACAGTAGGCTAGCTCGGAGACCAGTTCCATGATGGCACTGCTGAAAAATTGTACTTCATCAAAGGCAACAACATCAGCATCTTTGGTTTGAGTCAGGATCATTTCTACGGATTCCGGGGTCAATTGCCGGGGAATGGAATGAGCAGGCAGACGATAGCCGATACGGCTAACAATCTCGTCTTGGGCAAACCGATCATCTTCGGCAGGTTTGTAAGCAACGACCTTTTTACGGCCAAATTGAATTAATTTCTGACAACGGCGAATGAGTTCACCGGATTTTTCACTAAACATAGGTCCTGTAATTACGGTAATTCGTCCTGTTTGCACAGTTCTGCTACTCCTCTCACATACGGGATTCAACAAAAAAAAGCGACCATTACAGAGTACCACAAAATCTTTAGTAAGAGCCAGAACTAATCTGAGCAGCTTTGTGTTACTATATGGATTGTTAAGCTGTTGGTTACGGCAGTGTAGTGCATAAGCCAGGAGCGATTGAAAAGAGGTGTTAACGATGAGTGAAGCATTATCCGAATTACAAGAACGATATGAACGTTTGAAAGGACAGTCAGTCCTGGACGAAGCTGCGCAGGCGTTGTTTGCAGACTTGTTCGCTGAAGCGGAGCGGCTGCAAGCCAGTAATCTGACGTTACGCAGAACGATTCTGAAGTCCTCTTCCAAAGAGTCGCGTATGTCTACAAAGCTGCGGGATGCATTATACGAATAACCCGGGGACTACTCCGGGTTCTCTTCTGTCTGCAATTTGCGGGGAAATAGAATACCTGCTGTAATTCTGGCAATCATGGCGAAGGTGAGGCCGATACCTGCAAACATATAGATGACCGTAAAAGCCTTGCCGAATCCGGTCGATGGTACAAAATCCGGGTGTCCCACCGTGGTTAACGTTACTGCGCAGAAGTAGAGGGCATCAATCCAGTGCAGCCCTTCAACGCGGGTATAAAATAACGTGCCCGAGAGAAGTGTCGCCGCAGTTAATACAAACAGAGCCAGGAACTTCTGGTCCTTGAAGGCATGAAAAATGCCTTTAAGCAATCTTTTTAGCGTAATGATAAATGAGACCATGTTGATCCATCCTGTCTATGGAAGAGTGGGCATTGTGCATATTCAAGATGCTAACTCTGAATTTATGCAAAATACGTGTTTGAATAAATAAGCATTATACCTGATCGAGTACCGTATATAAAGGCAGATGTAAAGTTCGGAAGTTGAAATGTTGCGTAGCCAGAAAAAATGACAAAAAGCCCGGACTCAGGAAGTCGTACCGGGCGTCTCTGCTTTGTCGGCTGAGGGTGCGCTTTTTGAACGAAAACGGGGGCCTACATAATTACGCTTGCGGTCACGGAACAGAATCCAGCCTCCCAGAAAACTCATGCCTGCGGCGAACAGGACAAGTCCTCCACCAAAGGAGAGCCATTGAAAACCTGGTGAGATCTGCTCGTTCCCATGCTCGGCATAATACAGGAAAAGGGCATCCTTCATCATCAGAAAACCCTTCATTGCCATTAACCCGGGAATGACCAGAACAATAATCGCCACAAATCGTGCAAAGATCAGTCTAGTATTCATCACCATTAAACTCCTTCTGCCTGAGGTTGAACAGGTTGGCGTAAAATAAAGGTTGCGCTTACAGGTCATACCTGATTCCATCATAGCTTGGTTTCCAGAAGCTGTCCATGCGTTTCAGGCTCAAATTTTGAGTTGACTGCTCAAGGGGAGTACAATGGAATATAGATAACGTCTATGAAAAAGAGAATCATTTGAATTATCATCTTACAAATATATTGAAATTGTATTGAAATTATATGGATAGAGGAGAACATTAAAGATGCCAATTACATGTGATGTTGCCATTCTTGGAGGAGGAACGGGAGGGTACGTTGCTGCCATCCGTGCCGCACAATTAGGAAAACAGGTTGTTATTATCGAGAAGGATAAGCTCGGAGGCACCTGTCTGCATCGTGGCTGTATTCCGAGCAAGGCGTTGCTGCGAAGTGCGGAAGTGTATGCAGAGATCCAAGAGAGCGAAATGTATGGAATTGAAACAGCTGGAGCGACACTTGTATTTCCGAAGGTTCAGGCGCGCAAGGATGCAATTGTGGAGCAGCTTCATCAAGGTGTGCAGTATTTAATGAAAAAAAATAAAATTCAGGTCGTACATGCCAAAGGGCGCGTGATCGGACCTTCCATTTTCTCTCCTCAGAGCGGTGCAGTGGCTGTCGAGTTTGAAGATGGCGAGATGGATACGGTTGTGCCAACCAATCTCATTATTGCTACCGGGTCTCGCCCGCGGGTATTGCCGGGTCTTGAGCCAGACGGCCGATACATCATGAGCAGTGATGAAGCTTTGCGAATGGACGAATTACCGGCAT
Above is a window of Paenibacillus sp. E222 DNA encoding:
- a CDS encoding thymidine kinase, with amino-acid sequence MQTGRITVITGPMFSEKSGELIRRCQKLIQFGRKKVVAYKPAEDDRFAQDEIVSRIGYRLPAHSIPRQLTPESVEMILTQTKDADVVAFDEVQFFSSAIMELVSELAYCGKHVIVDGLNMDYRGKEFGYVGGLLAMADDIEKLSAFCAVCGSPDAAFTQRIVNGEPVTLGPVVMIGDSEAYEPRCRCCFIPPHKVEC
- a CDS encoding DUF2627 domain-containing protein, producing the protein MVMNTRLIFARFVAIIVLVIPGLMAMKGFLMMKDALFLYYAEHGNEQISPGFQWLSFGGGLVLFAAGMSFLGGWILFRDRKRNYVGPRFRSKSAPSADKAETPGTTS
- a CDS encoding potassium channel family protein: MVSFIITLKRLLKGIFHAFKDQKFLALFVLTAATLLSGTLFYTRVEGLHWIDALYFCAVTLTTVGHPDFVPSTGFGKAFTVIYMFAGIGLTFAMIARITAGILFPRKLQTEENPE